TTTGGTAGGCATTGCCGTAGCCGCTGCCGCTACTTGCGCCACCTCCACCACCAGCATAGGGGGATGGGTTGGCAAACTGCGATGCAAAGGTGGTTTGCTCGCCGGCTATCCAAGGCGTACCTCCATTTGCAGGTGTAGCTATGCCAGAGCCAGCAGACATGGGGCCGGGTACAGTCCCAAATGCCGTCGCCGATGTTTGCGCCAAGGCGCGGCTGACTGCATGGAAGACAAACTGATGCACAGAGCGGCTATCGCGGAAGCGTACTTCTATCTTCGATGGGTGCACGTTCACATCGACCAGCGCGGGGTCCAGATCCAACCCCAGTACATAGGATGGATAACGGTCACCATGCAATACATCCTGATAGGCAGCGCGCACGGCATGCGTCAGCAATTTGTCGCGTACGAAGCGACCATTGACGTAAAAGAACTGCGCATCGGCGCGGGCCTTGGATGCGGTGGGCAGGCCGACAAAGCCGTGTATGCGCAAGGGGCCTGCGCTTTCATCGAGTGACAGGCGGGCGTTCGAGAATGCTTCGCCCAGTATCTGCGCGCTGCGTTTGTCGATGGCGCTGACGTTCCAGTGATCGACGGCCTTGCCATTGTGGCTCAGTGAAAACGAGACATCGGGTCTGGCCAGGGCAATACGGCGCACGATCTCGGCGCAGTGGCCAAATTCTGTCTGCTCAGACTTTAAAAACTTGCGCCTGGCCGGAGTGTTGTAATACAGGTCTTGCACATCTACCGTCGTGCCTTGTGCGCCGGATGCGGGTGAGACCTTGCCGTTTTCTATCTGCCAGGCATGGGGGGCATCTGCGGTGCGGGTGGTCAGCGTCAGCAGCGATACCGAGGCGATGGAGGCTAAAGCCTCACCGCGAAAACCCAGGGTGGCGACATTTTCAAGCTCGTCAAGGCTGGCGATCTTGGAGGTGGCATGGCGGGCTACGGCCAGTGTCAACTGGTCTGGCGGTATGCCGCGGCCATTGTCGGTGATGGCAATGCGCTTGACGCCGCCTTCTTCCAGGCGGATGACAACATTGCTGGCACCGGCATCGAGGGCGTTTTCCAGCACTTCCTTGACGACGGCAGAAGGCCGTTCCACGACTTCGCCAGCGGCGATCTGTGAGATCAGGTTGTCGGGCAGTGCTTGTATGGGGCGATGGGTAGCAGGGTTCGAATTCATGCCATGATTATACCCGTCAGGCGTCTCAGACATTGCCGTCTGGTGTATGATTGCGGCGGCTTTATGTACAGACTATCTAGACCCTGGGACAATAATGGATTTTATGCAACTCCTCGACGTGATCTTGCATGTCGATAAAATGCTGGGCACTTTCGTTACGCAGTATGGCGCACTGGTGTATGTCATTTTGTTTGCCATCGTATTTTGTGAAACGGCTTTTGTTGTTTTCCCTTTCCTGCCAGGGGATTCGCTGTTGTTCATAGCCGGTGCGCTGTGCGCCGCACCCGATGCCCCCATCAATGTCTGGGTGCTGATCGCCTTGCTGGTGATTGCCTCCATCACTGGTAACTCCATCAATTACTGGATAGGCAGCCTGCTGGGGCACAAGGTCATGGAAAAAGATTTCCGCTGGATAGACCGCAATGCCTTGATGAAAACGCACATGTTTTATGAAAAGCATGGCGGCAAGACGGTGGTGCTGGCACGTTTTATCCCTCTGGTACGTACCTTTGCGCCTTTTGTGGCTGGTTTTTCCGAGATGACGCACAAGACTTTCCAGCTCTACAATGTACTGGGTGCCTTGTTGTGGGTGTTTAGTGTGGTGCTTGCGGGTTATTATTTTGGTAATATCCCTATTCTGCGTGACCATTTGAATACGGTAGTCCTGGTTGGCGTTGGTGCTGCAGTCATCCCGGTCGTGCTGGGTGGCCTGTGGCGACTCTTCAGGGGCAAACGCAAACCTTCTTGAAAGCGGGTTCTTATCTTGAAGCCCCGGCAGACTTCATCCACGGTTATCTGGTTGCAAGCCAGTGCACCAGCCAAGCCTGCCCTGGGTCAGTCTTGCAATGGTTGTGGGGTGTGCTGCGCGGCTGAGCCTTGCCCGGTGGCGCGGGTGTTCTTATTGCAATTTCGTGGCAGTTGCCAGGCGCTGGAGTGGCATGCGGATGTGCAGCAATATCGCTGCGGGATGTTAGTGCAGCCTGCGAATTATGTGCGTTTGTTGCCGATTTCGTGGCAGAGCTGGTTTGCGAGACGGGTAAAACGCTGGATAGCGGCGGGTACGGCTTGTGATTCGGATGCGAGTGTGGGCGGGTAATATTATTGGTTGGGCCATGTTGTTGGACTACGGATTGTAGGTTGGGCTACGGGGTATCAGCCCAACACTCGGCTTCCACAAACGCATACGTTATTTAATCGCCCAGTGCTGGGCTGGTGAAGCGTAGCCCAAGCTACGAATCCGGCCCAACCTACGCACTATCCAAGCTCTTCACTCCCTACCTGAATATAACAGGCAATATACTCGCACAAAACAATGCCGCTGCAACATTGCCAGCGACCAGCCTGGCTGGTGCCTGTAAATCCGGTTTCAAATCATTGGCATTCAATTTTTCTTGGAGGGCCCTGGCTATCCTGTCTGCAGTTTCTTCACGGCTTTCTGAGCCTGCGGCGGGATTGTTTTCCAATACCCGGCTTATCACAGAAATAAAATCAAACTTTTGCAGCAGAGTGCCAAACACCATTTTGTTGACGGTGGATTGCTCGCTCATCTTATTGAGTTGCGCGCTAATTTTTTCATGGATGACGGCGCTGGTGCTGCCAGCGGAGTGGGCCTTGTCCAGCAGTTGTGGGTAGTTGTCAGTCAGTTTGCTGACGACAAACTGGCTCAGGTCAGAGCCATGGCGCTCTGCCAAAAAGTGCAGGGCTGCGGCTATGCCCTGTTTTTTACCCATCAAAAAATACAAAATGGGTGCCAGCAAGGTCACTACGCACAGCACAAGCAGAGGCAGGCCACTGTGACCCCTGCCAGCCCAGCTGGTAAAAAACAGCAATAAAACCAGGTTCAGGAACACTCCGAATGCTGTGTAGCCTATGAGGCGGGAAGTGATTTTTACGCCAGCCAGGGCGCTTACATTCAAGATGGTTTTGATTGCCATAGGGGCGGATATTTCCTGTAAGAGGGCGAGAATTGCCCTCATTGGTTAGTCTATGGCGGTAAATCATAGCATACAGATAACAGTACCCCCTGAAATGCTTTGCCACTAGCGTGTCATCAGCAATAAACGCACGGCCAGCAGGGACAATACCGCAGCCAGTATGCGCGCCTGCAATTTGGCGACTTTGGCATGGCGCATCAGGGTCTGGCGTATCACATGGCCAAAACTGCTTAGCAGGGTATGAAAGACAGTGCTGATGATGGTCAGTGTCAAACCCAGTAGCAATAATTGCTGCGTGACCATCCCTGCTTGTGCGTCGACAAATTGTGGCAAGAACACCATGAAGAATAACAAGGCCTTGGGATTGAGCAGGCTGTTCAGGCAAGACCGGGCAAAAACTGTGCGTAACGCTACTGCCTGAGGCATAGCTGGTATTGTTGAAGCCGGATTACGCAGTGACTTGTAAGCCATCCACAGCAAATACATTGCGCCCGCATAGCGTATCAAGTCAAACGATGGTGGCCATGCTGTGATGATGGCGGTGATGCCGCAGGCAGTCAGCAGCGTCAGGAGGATGTCAGCTGCACCTATACCCAATGCGGCAGCAGCGCCGCCACGTACACCGTATTGCATCCCGCAAGTCATGACAAAGGCCATGTTAGGGCCGGGTGAGCATAGCAAGAGCAAAACTGCAATGCTGAAGGTGGCGAGAGTACTCAGGCTGATCATGGTGGCTTCTTGGTGATTGCTGAAAAGATGCAGGCAGTGTAGTCTCTTGATCTGATACAGTAAAAAAATTGTTCTAGATACTATCTTATGGCTTTCGCCCGTTATAAATCCATCGTTGATGATTATGCTGCCCGCATTCGCAGTGGCAAATTACGTCCCGGCGCGCAGTTACCAACCCTGCGCAAACTCATGCAGGAACATGGTATTGCGCTGGCGACAGCTTCACGCGTTTATACAGAACTGGAAGCGCATGGCCTGGTAGCTTGCGAGATGGGGCGCGGGACTTTCGTACGCGACACCAGCTTGCCGCGTCGCCTGGGGCTGGAACAGCAGACTTTGCAAGCTGGTGCGGTAGATTTGATTTTCAATTATCCCTGTCTGCCAGGCCAGGATGAAATGCTGCGCGAAGGCTTGCGTGCAATCGCCAGCTCGGGTGACCTGGATGCCTTGCTGCATGCAGCGCCACAAGGTGGCCGTCCGCATGAGCGGCAAATCATTGCCCGGCATCTGCGCAATCGTGGTTTGCGTTTGCCTGCTGAGCAGGTACTGATCGTCAATGGCGCACAGCAGGCGCTGGCGGTGACAGTGCAGGCTTTGCTGGCACCGGGCGATATCCTGGTCATGGATGCGCTGACTTTCCCCGGCATGAAAACCCTGGCGCAATCAGCACGGCTGGACGTGGAAGCCTTGCCACTGGCAGAAGGCAAATTGAATTTGCCAGCGCTGGCGGCGTTGTGCAAACGGCGTCCAGTGCGTGCCGTGTATGTGATGCCCACCATGCATAATCCCATGGGCACGGTGATGACAGATGAAGAACGCCAGCAGCTTGCCCAACTGGCGCAAAAGCATCAATTCCTGATCATAGAAGATGGCGCATATGCCTTTCTGGCAGAACCTGCACCCAAGCCGGTGTTTACCTATGTGCCTGAACAGACGGTGTATATTTCCGGCCTGTCAAAAAGTGTGGCATCGGGTTTGCGCATAGGCATGCTGGCTGCGCCGCCAGCGTTGATACCCGCGCTGGAAACAGCGATACGTGTCACCTCAGGTAACACACCGTCTTTGATGATCGCCCTGGCTTGCCGTTGGATAGAATCTGGTGTTGTCGATGAACTGGAAACAAGAAAGCGCAAGGATGCCAGGCAAAGGCAGAAGCTGGCGCGAGCAGCGCTGCATGCTTGCATGCTGACAGCGCATCCCTCTTCTTATTATTTGTGGTTGAGTTTGCCTGATACTTTGAGAGCGGAACAAGTCGCCACAGCGTTGGCAGAGCAGGGCATTATGGTGGCAACTGCCGATGCTTTTAACGCTGGAATAACTGCGCTGCAGGCTTTGCGGCTGGCGATAGGATCGGTTCCGCTGGATGTACTTGAACAGGCACTGACAAAGATAAATGAGGCATGCTGGCCTTAGTGAGTTCCAAGCACGTTCGTCATGCGTGATTCAGCGTGCCGGGAACTTCTTCATATCGCTAATTTTCACTTGCAGACCATGTCCTGTTGGTAAGTCGGTCAGACATTGCGCGACAGTGACATGTTTTTGACTGGCTTTGATTTCACCACAGGACAGGCCCTTAGTGGTTTCAAAAACCTGCGTCTTGCCAAGATAGTAGGTATTGCAGAAATCGACATCATGCCCGGGTGACATGAATTGGCGCACAACTGCCTTGTCCAGGGTTTTTATCCGTCCTTTGTAAGTGTCTACACTATGATCATAGTAGGATCGTATGTATTCCACTTCCTTTAGGGGCTGGGCCGTGAACAAGGCAAAGTATTTGGCCGAGCTGCGGGTTTCTTCCAGTTCTCTTGCAGAATAATCCCCGCCTTTTATCTTTTGTTCTATCAATGGCAGGGCAGAGGAGCAACTGAGAACTTTCATTTCCACATAAGCGGGAATGTTGGCTATATCTTCGGCCCGGCCAGGTGCAGCAATTGCCAACATCAGCACGGTCAGAATAAGTGATTTCAATTGTTTTCACCCATTGATATTCTCAGGTCATGCGGTTTTTAGCCAGCGGCGGGTTCTTGGAAAAATATTTCTTGATACCCTTCATGACTGCATCTGCCAGTTGATCCTGGTAGGCATTGTCGGTCAGCTTGGCTTCTTCTTCCGGGTTGGAGATGAAGGCGGTTTCTATCAAGATGCTGGGGATGTCAGGTGCTTTTAATACCGCAAAGCCAGCCTGTTCAACTGAGCCCTTGTGCAGCCTGTTGATGCCGCTGATTTCGCTAAGTACGACCTTGCCCAGCTTGAGGCTGTCATTGATTTGCGCCGTGGTCGATAAATCGAGCAAGACGCTGGCCAACTGCTTGTCATGGGTCTTGATATTGACGCCACCGATGAGGTCGGCAGCATTTTCTTTGTCTGCCAGCCAGCGGGCGGCAGTCGAGCTTGCGCCTTTTTCTGACAGGATAAACACAGATGAGCCGCGTGCGCTGGAATTGACAAAGGCATCTGCATGCACGGACATGAACAGGTCTGCCTGCACGGCACGGGCTTTTTGTACCCGGACATTCAAAGGCACAAAATAATCAGAATCGCGGGTCAGCATGACGCGCATATTTGGATGCTGCTCTATCTTGGCCTTGAGGCGCTTGGCAATCGCCAGCACCACATCTTTTTCACGGCTGCCACCACGGCCTATGGCACCTGGGTCTTCACCGCCATGACCAGGGTCGATAGCGATGGTGATCATGCGTGTCAGCTGTACCGGTTTTTCCTGCTTTTCTATGGCTGGCGCACCGGGTTTGATTTCTGGTTGCGGATCAAGCTTGATTTCTGGCTTGGGCTCTGGTTTGGGTTCGGTTTTGCCCGCGAGTATATCGGCAGGGTTTGCCGTAGCTACCGGTGCCTGGTTGATGGCACCTGGTTCCTTGTTCCATTCGCCTTTTTCTATCAAGGCAGCGAGCGGGTCTGTTGGATTGGCGGGGTAAAGATCAAATACCAGCCTGTGTTTGTAATTACCCACTGGTGGCAGGGTAAATACCTGCGGGCTGACTTCTTCTTTGAGGTCGAACACCAGGCGCACGACGTTGGGGCGGTTCTGGCCCACGCGCACTTGTTTGATATAGGGGTCATTCGACTTGATCTTGGCGACCAGTTCCTTGAGCTTGGCATTGAGCTCCAGTCCTTCGATATCGACAAACAGGCGATACGGGTCTTTCAGTACGAAGTGATTGGTTTTGAGCTCACTGTCATTTTCCAGCGTGACGCGGGTATAGTCTTCTGCTGGCCACACGCGCACGGCAAGTATCTGCGCCGCCCTGGCAGCAGGTGCCAGGACAGAGAGCAGCAGGGTACCACCTGCCTTGAGCAGGACGCGGCGTTTTTGGGTGCGCGCTGTATCAGTACCTGGCGTACTTTCAGGGCTTATAGATTCGGGGCGAACTTGAGTGATGCGAGACATGCGATACCTTTAGCAGACAACGCGTGCAATTCTACCTCACGACCGTCACCGGCGACGCGCAAAAATACATTCAAATCAGGTTCTGGCAGTACACCATCAGCTTTTTCTGGCCATTCAACGACGCAGATATTGCTGTCATTAAACTCTTCGCGGAAGCCCGCTTCGGCAAATTCATCTGCACTGATCATGCGATACAGGTCAAAATGCATGATGGTGACAGCCTGGCCATTGAGCGTGACCTGGTAAGGTTCGGCCAGCGTATAAGTAGGGCTTTTGACGTTGCCGCTATGGCCTGCGGCATGGATCATGGCGCGGGTCAGGGCGGTCTTGCCTGCACCGAGGTCGCCATGCAAAAAAATACTCATGCCTGGCTTCAGCGCATGCGCCAGGCATTTACCCAGTGCCTGGGTTGCTGCTTCATCGGCGAGTGTGGTCTTATAATGTGACATTTCCTGCAAAGTTCCTATTCATGAATCTGCCTAACATAGCACAACACCCTCAATCTGTGTACTACAGAGGGGCGGGCGCGTGAGTCTGGACAGCGCAACCCTGGCTGACCTGGCGGGGCAAATACGTCTATGGGGCAAGGAGCTGGGCTTTGCCGAGTTGCGCATAGGCGATGTCGATCTGTCACATATAGAAGGCAGCTTCCAGGCCTGGCTGGATGCCGGTTACCACGGCGAAATGACCTATATGGCCAGCCACGGTACCAAACGCACCCGCCCGGCAGAGCTGGTGCCGGGCACGGTCAGGGTGATTTCTGCCCGTATGAACTATCTGCCCAAGACGGAAAGCTGGCGTGTCGAAGAGCAGGGGCAGGCGGCAGACAAGGCTGTTATATCCTTGTATGCGCGTGGCCGCGACTACCATAAAGTCTTGCGTACCCGCCTGCAACAACTGGCCGAACGCATAGAAAAAGCCATAGGCCCGTTCGGTTACCGGGTCTTTACCGATTCTGCCCCCGTCATGGAAGTGGCGCTGGCAGCCAAGGCTGGCCTGGGCTGGCGTGGAAAACATAGTCTGTTACTCAGTCGCGAGGCTGGTTCGATGTTTTTTCTCGGAGAAATCCTGATTGACATACCCCTACCTGTCGATGAACCAGTCGGCCAGCATTGTGGCCAGTGCAGCGCCTGCATGGATGTTTGCCCGACCAAGGCCATCGTTGCACCTTATACCGTTGATGCGCGCTTGTGCGTGTCTTACTTGACAATAGAATTGCACGGCAGCATACCTGTGGAATTGCGGCCCCTGATCGGCAATCGCGTGTATGGCTGTGATGACTGCCAACTGGTCTGCCCCTGGAACAAGTTTGCCCAGGCGGCAGCCGTGGATGATTTTTCTGTCCGCAATGGTCTTGACAATGCCCGCATGGTGCACTTGTTTGCCTGGACTGAAGAACAATTCCTGCGCATGCTGGAGGGGAGCCCTATACGACGCATAGGGCATGAGCGCTGGTTGCGGAATATTGCGGTCGGGTTGGGGAATGCGGCGGTCAGTATGCGGGGGGATGCTGAGATCGTGGCGGCTTTGCAGGCACGGCTGGGGCATTCTTCTGAGATGGTGAGGGAGCATGTGGTTTGGGCTTTGGGGAGGCATGGAGTGGAGACAAGAAGCGATGGCTGAATATTTGTTTGATAATAGAGACACTACTTCAGGCAGAAATTTTGTCCTGACCAGTTATCTTGAGTGGATGTATCGCAGTAGTAATTTTGTCCGGTTTCTGGAGTACTTTTCGACAAGGACAGGATTTGTCGCGGATGAAACAGGATTTCGTTTCCCAGACTTGACTGAATATGATGCAGAATATTATTTCACAGGTGTGCGAGTCTGGGTTGGTACGCAAAAAGTAACACTGGCTGAGGTCGATTTTGTTGGGCAAGTCAGGGAAGCTTGTGAAAGCTATTGCAATAAGCATCAAGATCAAGCGAGTCTGGTCAATACTTTACTTCAAAAAATTCAAGACAATTGCAGGCAATTAGAGCTCACATCAAAATTTGAAATGTTGAGTAGAGATGCCTCCAAAGCGGACACGAGCATGACTGACGAAGTCATTGATAAACTGTTTCATGATGATTTGATCGACTGGGGCGTAGTTTTGTTAGAAGTGGCAGGTATGCAAGGTATTGATGAGGGTTTGAGACCGACACTTGTAAAAGATTTTGCGTACCATGAGCTTGAGGAAATCGCCATTCATGATCCCCTGTTGGAAGTCATTGTAGATCTGGCTAAAAACAGCGGATACAGCTCTGTTGATTTATGCGAAAAGATAGAAAAAGTCTGTCAAGCCAAAAATATAGATATGGATAAGTCCAGGCGAAAATGGTTGCTCGCTTTGCTCGACGGGATGTTATTGGATATTGACTCTGATTCTATGTACGGACTCATAAAAATCGCGAAATTTTGGGCTGCATGGGGATGGCCTCCTGGTAGTGCAGCCTTGATGCGACATGATAAGAAAATGTCTTCCCAAGACTATCATTCATCAGTCAATTACAGACAAGTGATAGCGAATCACCGTGAATGGCTGGAAACGGAGATTGCGGCCTGTCGATAGTGTTATGTTGAACGTTATTATGGCTAGCACTGTACACGGATACGTTAGGCAAGTTGTGTGTAAAACGACTTTCATTTGACATCACCGCACCAAACTCAACCACACCGGCAAAGTCAGCACCGACAACACCGTGCTGGCAGAAATCAGAAATGCCACGAATGGCCCGTTGCCGCCCATGCGTGCTGCGAGTACATAAGCACTGGATGCGGTAGGCAGGGCGCAAAAGACGACGGCGATTTGCAATTGTAGCGGCGGCAGTTCCAGCCAGCGACCGAGCAGCAGGGCGATGAACGGCAGGGCCAGCAGTTTCACCGATAAAAAATAGGCGGCTATACCCTTGGCTTCGCGCAAGCCAGACAGGCGCATCCCGGCACCCACTGCCAGCAAGCCCAGCGCGATTGAGGCATTGCCCAGCCGCGACAGGGTGGCGGCAATACCTTCTGGCATGGGTATTTCCAGCACACTGAACAAGACACCACTGGCGGTACCGACCACCAGCGGGTTGCTGGCGATTTCTTTCATGAGCCTGCCGCTATTGTGTGCCAGTGCATACACCGCGCCCATATTACAGAGCGGTACTAGAAAACCGATCAGCAATGCCATCAATGCGGTACCCTGGTCACCCGCGAGACGTGAGGCAATCGCTAGCGCTATATAGGAATTGAAACGAAATGCGGTTTGCACGCCTGATTCAAATATCCTGGGCGCTGTGGTAAACATGAACTTGGCCAGCCAGCCCAGCAGCATGCCACAGCCGGTAGTGATGACAGCGACCTGTAGCAAGTGCCCCGTTGAATGAAAATCAAAGCGGGTGCGCGAGGTGGTATAAAACAGCAGGGCCGGGAACATGATGAAATAAACGATCTTTTCCACCCCGGCCCAAAAATGTCCACCCCAGTGCGCATGACGTGCCAGTAGAGAGCCTATCAGTATCAGGCTGAAGTCGGGGAAGAGCAGGGTGAAGATGGACATCGGCTTTACTTCAATTATTTACTTGAGCAAGCCCGCCAGCTCTACCGCAGTCTTGACCTGCATCTTGTCAAAGATATGGGCACGGTGTACTTCTACCGTGCGCATGCTGATACCGAGCTGGTCGGCGATGACCTTGTTCATTTTTCCCAGCAAGATCAGGTCCAGCACTTCTTTTTCCCGGGCAGACAGGCTGGCAAGACGGTCATGGACCAGCGCGGCAGAACCTGCCTGGCGCGAGATGGCCAGGGCTTCTTGCACTCTGTCCATGAGCTTGTTGTCATTAAAGGGTTTTTCAAAAAAATCAAAGGCACCGCGCTTCAGTGTATCTACTGCCATCGGTACATCGCCATGGCCAGTCAGGAAAATCACGGGCAGGCGTTTGGTCAATTGCCGGGCTGCCAGCATTTCAAACAGATTGATGCCGGTCAGGCCGGGCATGCGCACGTCCAGCAGGATGCAGTCGCCCTGGCTGTCAAAGATCAGGGGTTTGTCGAGGGCCAGCAGGAATTTTTCTGCACTCTCATAGCTGTGTGCGGCGATCTGCCTGGACCTGGCCAGCCATGATAAAGAGTCACGTATGACCTCTTCATCGTCAATAATATGTAGCATGGTATCTCCCGTTTTTTGTGTGGCGCATTATGTATTTCTTGTTAACTTGATGCGCTCGGATAGTCTTGTATAGGTATAGCGAATTGGAAAATAGTACCACCGGCAGGGTTTTCATGATGTGAGAGCTTGCCGCCGTGGAATTCTATGGCAGTGCGGCAAATGTTCAAACCCATGCCCATGCCCGCAGACTTGGTAGTGAAAAATGGCGAGAACAGTTTCTCGGCCACTTCTACTGGTATGCCGTGACCGCGGTCAGTCACACTGACGATAATCTGCTGTGTGTCTTCATCCAGCGCAGCCTCTACCCGTAGTATACGTTTTTCAGGTGCCGTGGTTTGCATGGCCTCGATGGCATTTCTGGTCAGGTTCAACAAGACTTGCTCCAGCAATACCCGGTCTGCCAGCACCAGTGGCAACTTGGGCCTGACCTTCCATTGCAGGGCGACATGGCTGGCCTGCGCCTGCAGTTCCACCAGGGGCATGGCACTTTGTATAAGGTCGGCAATTTGCAGGGGCTCACGGGCCGCTTCGCGTTTTTTTACAAACTCGTGCACGCTGCGTATGATTTGCCCTGCACGCTGCGCCTGGGCATTGACTTTTTCGAGCGCACTTTGGAACAGGCTGCGGTCTATCATGCCCGCCTGCAAGAGGTTGACGGCCCCTGTGGTATAGCTGGAAATTGCCGCCAGTGGCTGGTTCAGCTCATGCGCGAGCATGGAGGCAATTTCACCCATGGTCGCCAGTTTGGCGCTGGTGTGCAGCTTTTCTTCCTGCTGACGAGTCAGTTCCTGGGCGCGCCTGAGCTCAGAGATATCAAGGATGGAGCTCATCCAGCCAGCCTGTTTTCCCTGTTCATCGATGAGGGCAGATTCATAGATCAGTACCGGGATGCGTTCGCCGCTGGCATGCTGGTATGTCGTCTCGAAACCTTCGGACGGCACGGTACCCGCCAGTAACTGGGTAAAGCGCTGCTGGTATTCTTCTATGGCTTCAGGTGCCCAGTAAGGCATGGGCGGCATGCGCCCTATGATTTCTTCTGCCGGGAAACCCACCATGCGACAAAAAGCCGGATTGACATAAGTCAGGCGGCCTTCCATGTCGCGTGCACGCAAGCCGGTGACCAGGGAGTTTTCCATCGCAGCGCGGAAGGTTACCTGCTTGCGCAGCGCCCCCTCTGCCGCCAGCCGCCGGTTGATATCTCGCCACAGGGCCAGCAGGCTCCAGATCAATCCTATCGATAACAGGATGACCGACAATACCAGCAAGTTCGACAAAAGCTTGGGTTCGGTCTTGATGCTGTTGGTGCGCAAGACCAGGGTCAGGCTGGGTAATTCCCAGGCGCGGCTGTGGGTATACACGTTTTTGCCGCTACCACCGGCGCTCCGCTCCGCCAGGATGCGGTCGTCAATGTCGGTGATGGTGATCTGGTTATCCTGGGCAAACCACCAGGGCACCAGTTCTTCCAGGATGGCATTCATGCGGTAACTGATCATGATGCTGCCTACCCGGTGATCGTCTTTGATCAGAGGGATCTGGCAATGCATGAGATAGGCATTCTTGGCATTGATTTCCAAAACCGGCTTCATGCACACCGTTTCTTCGCTGACATCAAGTTCGCCAAATTCAAACTTGGGGAGGGGGATCCTGTCATTGTTCGCCGGTATGACCTCGCGGGTATCGACCAGCAATTTATTGTTGGCGTCATACCAGGCGATGCGCTGGATTTCACGGTTGTTCTTGAGTATGGTGCGAAAGCGATCAAGCACGGCATCTTTTTGCAACTTGGCCGATTTGATTTCATTGCCTATCTGGCGCAAGACTTCGTCATTGCGGTTGAGCTGGAATTGTATGGCCTGCTCCACCCATAGCGAATCAGCGATCAGTTGCTCCTGACGCTCATTGGCTTCCATGCGCTGCGCCTGCCACGGTAACCAGATCAGCGTGGACAAGAATAACAACAACAGCAAGATGGGAATAATCCAGCGCCACTTTTGATTGGGCCAGGATTGGGAACGGTGAAGGCTTTTCATGACCCTAGTTTACTTCAGAGCGTGATTTATCGACAAATACATCGCACAAACACTGCATAATCATTACACAAACATCGCACAATAATTAAGCCTTGTG
This is a stretch of genomic DNA from Undibacterium sp. KW1. It encodes these proteins:
- a CDS encoding response regulator transcription factor, whose protein sequence is MLHIIDDEEVIRDSLSWLARSRQIAAHSYESAEKFLLALDKPLIFDSQGDCILLDVRMPGLTGINLFEMLAARQLTKRLPVIFLTGHGDVPMAVDTLKRGAFDFFEKPFNDNKLMDRVQEALAISRQAGSAALVHDRLASLSAREKEVLDLILLGKMNKVIADQLGISMRTVEVHRAHIFDKMQVKTAVELAGLLK
- the cdiI gene encoding ribonuclease toxin immunity protein CdiI, with the translated sequence MEWRQEAMAEYLFDNRDTTSGRNFVLTSYLEWMYRSSNFVRFLEYFSTRTGFVADETGFRFPDLTEYDAEYYFTGVRVWVGTQKVTLAEVDFVGQVREACESYCNKHQDQASLVNTLLQKIQDNCRQLELTSKFEMLSRDASKADTSMTDEVIDKLFHDDLIDWGVVLLEVAGMQGIDEGLRPTLVKDFAYHELEEIAIHDPLLEVIVDLAKNSGYSSVDLCEKIEKVCQAKNIDMDKSRRKWLLALLDGMLLDIDSDSMYGLIKIAKFWAAWGWPPGSAALMRHDKKMSSQDYHSSVNYRQVIANHREWLETEIAACR
- a CDS encoding PAS domain S-box protein, with the protein product MKSLHRSQSWPNQKWRWIIPILLLLLFLSTLIWLPWQAQRMEANERQEQLIADSLWVEQAIQFQLNRNDEVLRQIGNEIKSAKLQKDAVLDRFRTILKNNREIQRIAWYDANNKLLVDTREVIPANNDRIPLPKFEFGELDVSEETVCMKPVLEINAKNAYLMHCQIPLIKDDHRVGSIMISYRMNAILEELVPWWFAQDNQITITDIDDRILAERSAGGSGKNVYTHSRAWELPSLTLVLRTNSIKTEPKLLSNLLVLSVILLSIGLIWSLLALWRDINRRLAAEGALRKQVTFRAAMENSLVTGLRARDMEGRLTYVNPAFCRMVGFPAEEIIGRMPPMPYWAPEAIEEYQQRFTQLLAGTVPSEGFETTYQHASGERIPVLIYESALIDEQGKQAGWMSSILDISELRRAQELTRQQEEKLHTSAKLATMGEIASMLAHELNQPLAAISSYTTGAVNLLQAGMIDRSLFQSALEKVNAQAQRAGQIIRSVHEFVKKREAAREPLQIADLIQSAMPLVELQAQASHVALQWKVRPKLPLVLADRVLLEQVLLNLTRNAIEAMQTTAPEKRILRVEAALDEDTQQIIVSVTDRGHGIPVEVAEKLFSPFFTTKSAGMGMGLNICRTAIEFHGGKLSHHENPAGGTIFQFAIPIQDYPSASS
- a CDS encoding AEC family transporter codes for the protein MSIFTLLFPDFSLILIGSLLARHAHWGGHFWAGVEKIVYFIMFPALLFYTTSRTRFDFHSTGHLLQVAVITTGCGMLLGWLAKFMFTTAPRIFESGVQTAFRFNSYIALAIASRLAGDQGTALMALLIGFLVPLCNMGAVYALAHNSGRLMKEIASNPLVVGTASGVLFSVLEIPMPEGIAATLSRLGNASIALGLLAVGAGMRLSGLREAKGIAAYFLSVKLLALPFIALLLGRWLELPPLQLQIAVVFCALPTASSAYVLAARMGGNGPFVAFLISASTVLSVLTLPVWLSLVR
- the queG gene encoding tRNA epoxyqueuosine(34) reductase QueG, giving the protein MSLDSATLADLAGQIRLWGKELGFAELRIGDVDLSHIEGSFQAWLDAGYHGEMTYMASHGTKRTRPAELVPGTVRVISARMNYLPKTESWRVEEQGQAADKAVISLYARGRDYHKVLRTRLQQLAERIEKAIGPFGYRVFTDSAPVMEVALAAKAGLGWRGKHSLLLSREAGSMFFLGEILIDIPLPVDEPVGQHCGQCSACMDVCPTKAIVAPYTVDARLCVSYLTIELHGSIPVELRPLIGNRVYGCDDCQLVCPWNKFAQAAAVDDFSVRNGLDNARMVHLFAWTEEQFLRMLEGSPIRRIGHERWLRNIAVGLGNAAVSMRGDAEIVAALQARLGHSSEMVREHVVWALGRHGVETRSDG